A single region of the Streptomyces caelestis genome encodes:
- a CDS encoding NADP-dependent oxidoreductase produces MKAIRFDRFGGTDVLREADIEVPQPGPGQVRVRVNAAGVNALDGKIRSGMLEAVRPTTFPAVPGGELAGVVDALGDGVRDVQVGDEVLGWSDTGSYAEYALATTVAPKPAGLDWQHAAALPVAGETAERVLNLLGVTAGETVLMHGAAGAVGTLAVQLATARGARVIGTAGPANQEYLASLGATATVYGEGLLERVRALAPDGVDAVFDLAGKGALEDSIALRGGTERIVTIADFGARQLGITFSQGSQERSTVRLAALAQDAATGKVVTTVTAYPLDQAATAQQVSEAGHVRGKLVLTVD; encoded by the coding sequence ATGAAAGCCATCCGGTTTGACCGTTTCGGAGGCACGGACGTGCTGCGCGAGGCGGACATCGAGGTCCCGCAGCCCGGCCCCGGGCAGGTCCGCGTCCGCGTGAACGCGGCCGGGGTGAACGCTCTGGACGGCAAGATCCGCTCCGGGATGCTGGAGGCCGTCCGCCCGACGACCTTCCCCGCCGTCCCCGGTGGCGAACTCGCCGGCGTGGTGGACGCCCTGGGTGACGGCGTGCGGGACGTGCAGGTCGGTGACGAGGTGCTGGGCTGGTCGGACACCGGCTCGTACGCCGAGTACGCGCTGGCCACCACCGTGGCCCCCAAGCCCGCCGGCCTCGACTGGCAGCACGCGGCCGCGCTGCCGGTGGCGGGTGAGACGGCCGAGCGGGTCCTGAACCTGCTGGGCGTCACCGCCGGGGAGACCGTGCTGATGCACGGCGCGGCCGGAGCGGTCGGAACCCTGGCGGTCCAGCTCGCCACGGCCCGCGGAGCGCGTGTCATCGGCACCGCCGGCCCCGCCAACCAGGAATACCTGGCCTCGCTCGGCGCCACCGCGACCGTTTACGGCGAGGGCCTGCTCGAGCGGGTCCGGGCGCTCGCCCCCGACGGTGTGGACGCGGTGTTCGACCTGGCCGGGAAGGGAGCCCTCGAGGACTCCATCGCCCTGCGGGGCGGCACCGAGCGCATCGTCACCATCGCCGACTTCGGTGCACGGCAGCTGGGCATCACCTTCTCCCAGGGATCCCAGGAACGCTCGACCGTCCGTCTGGCCGCCCTGGCGCAGGACGCCGCGACCGGCAAGGTCGTCACCACCGTCACCGCCTACCCGCTCGACCAGGCCGCCACGGCCCAGCAGGTCAGCGAAGCCGGGCATGTCCGGGGCAAGCTCGTCCTCACCGTCGACTGA
- a CDS encoding phosphatase PAP2 family protein: MGTMLDLRDRDHRLARRAIGWGPPWVRRLAPAVQEAAEHTKLWWATAAAMAALGGWRGRTAAAAGVVAMTTSQVLSNAVAKRLYRRRRPPREWVPPEELKERPDSSSFPSGHAAAAAAFAGAVAPVWPAAGAVCGVSAVMVAAERVHSGAHYPSDVAAGGVIGLASAALVRGTPRLLRRRVF; encoded by the coding sequence ATGGGAACGATGCTGGATCTGCGCGACAGGGACCACCGGCTGGCCAGACGGGCCATCGGATGGGGGCCGCCCTGGGTGCGGCGGCTGGCACCCGCGGTGCAGGAGGCGGCCGAGCACACCAAGCTGTGGTGGGCGACGGCCGCAGCCATGGCCGCACTCGGCGGGTGGCGCGGCCGTACGGCCGCAGCCGCGGGAGTGGTCGCCATGACGACGTCCCAGGTGCTGTCGAACGCGGTCGCCAAGAGGCTGTACCGGCGGCGCCGCCCACCACGGGAATGGGTCCCGCCTGAGGAACTCAAGGAGCGCCCGGACAGTTCCTCCTTCCCTTCCGGACACGCTGCGGCCGCCGCGGCTTTCGCGGGCGCCGTCGCGCCGGTGTGGCCGGCTGCCGGTGCCGTCTGTGGGGTGTCCGCGGTGATGGTGGCCGCCGAGCGGGTGCACAGCGGTGCCCACTACCCCTCCGATGTGGCCGCCGGGGGCGTGATCGGGCTGGCCTCGGCCGCCCTGGTGCGGGGCACACCCCGTCTGCTGAGGCGACGGGTGTTCTGA
- a CDS encoding ATP-binding cassette domain-containing protein, with amino-acid sequence MTTTTSPSLAIAAKGLRKAYGGKTVLDGIDLAVPAGTVFSLLGPNGAGKTTAVKILSTLITADAGDLHVGGHDLAADPQAVRAAIGVTGQFSAVDGLITGEENMLLMADLHHLSRGEGRRTAAELLERFDLSEAAKKPASTYSGGMKRRLDLAMTLVGDPRIIFLDEPTTGLDPRSRHNMWQIIRELVSDGVTVFLTTQYLEEADELADRIAVLDGGRIAAQGTAEELKRLIPGGHVRLRFTDPAAYQSAAVALREATRDDEALALQIPSDGSQRELRSILDWLDSAGVEADELTVHTPDLDDVFFALTGGAGVPDQPKETVR; translated from the coding sequence ATGACGACAACGACATCGCCCTCACTCGCCATCGCGGCCAAGGGGCTGCGCAAGGCCTACGGGGGCAAGACGGTGCTCGACGGTATCGATCTCGCTGTGCCGGCCGGCACCGTCTTCTCCCTGCTCGGCCCGAACGGCGCCGGCAAGACCACCGCCGTCAAGATCCTCTCCACCCTCATCACCGCCGACGCCGGCGACCTGCACGTCGGCGGCCACGACCTGGCCGCCGACCCGCAGGCCGTGCGGGCCGCGATCGGCGTCACGGGGCAGTTCTCCGCCGTCGACGGCCTGATCACCGGCGAGGAGAACATGCTCCTGATGGCGGACCTGCACCATCTCTCCCGCGGTGAGGGCCGCCGTACCGCCGCCGAACTGCTGGAGCGCTTCGACCTGTCGGAAGCCGCCAAGAAGCCCGCCTCCACCTACTCCGGCGGCATGAAGCGCCGCCTCGACCTCGCCATGACCCTGGTCGGCGACCCGAGGATCATCTTCCTCGACGAGCCGACCACCGGTCTCGACCCACGCAGCCGCCACAACATGTGGCAGATCATCCGCGAGCTCGTCTCGGACGGGGTGACCGTCTTCCTCACCACCCAGTACCTGGAGGAGGCCGACGAACTCGCCGACCGCATCGCGGTGCTCGACGGCGGCAGGATCGCCGCCCAGGGCACCGCCGAGGAGCTGAAGCGGCTCATCCCGGGCGGACATGTCCGGCTCCGCTTCACCGACCCGGCCGCGTACCAGTCGGCCGCCGTCGCCCTGCGCGAGGCCACCAGGGACGACGAGGCTCTGGCGCTGCAGATCCCCAGCGACGGCAGTCAGCGCGAGCTGCGTTCCATCCTCGACTGGCTGGACTCGGCCGGCGTCGAGGCGGACGAGCTGACCGTGCACACCCCCGATCTCGACGACGTGTTCTTCGCCCTGACCGGCGGTGCCGGCGTCCCCGACCAGCCCAAGGAGACCGTCCGATGA
- a CDS encoding protein kinase family protein, with protein sequence MDVTESGHNARVSAYATVGARLSLFSDRRLGDAVAAAPRLGSGIGGRSAEMEIEGIRVFVKRVPLTDIELAPEHVRSTANLFELPLFYQYGVGSAGFGAWRELAAHILATGWVLKNEYAGFPLLYHWRVLPDSAPADFVDEFGGVDGAVAHWEESPAVRRRLEAIGGSSFSLVLFLEHVPQTLAAWLSNARDAAWRGPGGESSYEWVEDALLRGTEFMSARGLVHFDSHFANLLTDGRQVYFADFGLALSRGFDLSAQESAFLADHLVYDRCYAPGHLLRHHLPDGVRGGTEHGAFLRAWIEGHRPDGVPSDIGAIIDRHAPHAIVLDDFHQRLLTQTKRTPFPAAEIKRALARTSTAGW encoded by the coding sequence ATGGATGTGACCGAGTCAGGACATAATGCGCGGGTGTCCGCATACGCGACCGTGGGAGCGCGGCTGTCCCTGTTCAGCGACCGCCGGCTTGGGGATGCTGTGGCCGCCGCGCCGAGACTCGGTTCCGGTATCGGCGGCAGGTCGGCGGAGATGGAGATCGAGGGGATACGCGTCTTCGTCAAGCGGGTCCCGCTAACGGACATCGAGTTGGCACCGGAGCACGTGCGGTCGACCGCTAATCTCTTCGAACTTCCCCTCTTCTACCAGTACGGAGTGGGGTCGGCGGGGTTCGGTGCTTGGCGTGAGTTGGCCGCTCACATCTTGGCCACAGGCTGGGTGCTGAAGAACGAGTACGCGGGCTTCCCGCTGCTGTATCACTGGCGCGTTTTGCCGGACAGTGCCCCTGCCGACTTCGTTGACGAGTTCGGGGGCGTTGACGGGGCGGTTGCACATTGGGAGGAATCGCCAGCCGTGCGTCGTCGGCTGGAGGCTATCGGAGGGTCCTCCTTCAGTCTGGTGCTGTTCTTGGAGCATGTACCCCAGACGCTCGCCGCGTGGCTCAGCAACGCCCGTGATGCGGCCTGGCGGGGTCCAGGTGGCGAGTCGTCCTACGAGTGGGTCGAGGATGCGCTGCTGCGGGGGACGGAGTTCATGAGTGCGCGCGGATTGGTCCACTTCGACTCACACTTCGCCAACCTGCTCACTGACGGCCGACAGGTGTACTTCGCGGACTTCGGGCTCGCGTTGAGCCGCGGCTTCGACCTTTCGGCGCAGGAGAGCGCCTTCCTTGCCGATCATCTTGTGTACGACCGCTGCTACGCACCGGGCCACCTCCTTCGCCATCACCTGCCCGACGGTGTGCGTGGTGGCACCGAACACGGGGCCTTCCTGCGAGCATGGATCGAAGGCCACAGGCCCGACGGCGTTCCTTCCGACATCGGCGCGATCATCGACCGTCACGCGCCGCACGCAATCGTCCTGGACGACTTTCACCAGCGACTGCTCACGCAGACCAAGCGCACTCCGTTCCCCGCAGCCGAGATCAAGCGGGCCCTGGCCAGGACATCAACGGCAGGATGGTGA
- a CDS encoding phage holin family protein yields the protein MTTDSSHRTDAGAQEPVGDLVQRASQQLSQLVRDEMRLAQAEMTEKGKRFGKGGGLFGGAGLMGVLTLQALVVTVIAALSLAMDVWMAALIVTGVLAAVTAVMTALGKQEVSKATPPAPEQTMDSVKADAAEIKERAQR from the coding sequence ATGACCACAGACAGCTCCCACCGCACCGATGCCGGAGCGCAGGAACCGGTGGGCGACCTGGTGCAGCGTGCCTCGCAGCAGTTGTCACAGCTGGTGCGCGACGAGATGCGCCTGGCGCAGGCGGAGATGACCGAGAAGGGCAAGCGGTTCGGCAAGGGCGGTGGCCTGTTCGGCGGCGCCGGTCTGATGGGTGTGCTCACCCTGCAGGCCCTCGTGGTCACCGTGATCGCAGCGCTGTCCCTCGCCATGGACGTGTGGATGGCGGCGCTGATCGTCACCGGCGTCCTGGCCGCCGTCACCGCAGTCATGACGGCTCTCGGCAAGCAGGAGGTCAGCAAGGCAACCCCACCGGCTCCCGAACAGACCATGGACAGTGTCAAGGCCGATGCGGCCGAGATCAAGGAAAGGGCACAACGATGA
- a CDS encoding ATP-binding protein produces MTTDLILLPRVAHRGQEITAPRLRGLLALLAGDLRTGCSTERLVAGLWPDELPERPAKAVQVLVSRARARLGADVIAGTPTGYRLTLAEDQVDSSALLLHAAASADRARAGDHAESLAEAEAGLALWEATPDEAYDTDDPVAALRMERAPVRRTLVRARALALARLGRHAEAAGPLAVAAAEHPRDEEVLVELLRGEAATAGPSAALTRYEAYRRELRDELGTDPGAGLKAVQRELLRGEAPVVRHGVPHEPNPLLGRDEDIAAVRRLLGTSRAVNVVGPGGLGKTRLAHAVSRRAEQRVVYFVPLAGVTADADVAAEVASALGAGEGRPGAMSGHAPADPVSGILGVLGSGPALLVLDNCEQVIRGAADLVQALVSSSKDLRVLATSRAPLGLSSETVYALPELALDTSVELFTQRARAARPGVELPPDAVAGLCRHLDGLPLAVELAAARVRVLSVPEIARRLGDRFALLRGGARDVPERHRTLHAVVDWSWNLLDEDARAALRTLSVFPGGFSAEAAEHVLGEDALSLLEQLADQSLLTVADTPAGVRFRMLETVREFSAARRAEAGEDEEAVGRFLAWARDFGVTYHDWIFGAKPAPSSRLRSGREGPIAARERVRAEQDNLVPALRHALTRTDGPTTAALTAVLAALWSTGSDYPRLTALAADTGPPLSHYHPEPEYVEVARAAAVLCAASLFMGYGPHVVRQLVTLRRLPPAPPDTLLRAVAAVLSAVPEMLPPDYEVLRKLCDSEQPLLAGVAECVATYVWEYEHDIDRALASARRIITVLAPVDSPFLQVMGYARLGELCLRAEQGEAAYGYLKAVLEALPRLGGEHDFIGVRWGLALACLQRGDPDEAEYWLRQAERGNTPQDDDFSDLGGRAEIALARGLTEVGLGLWRSAAEQVAEFGALHGGDPFLDRWALQIQSVAVTAHAHAGRLELVAEPVHRLRQGLRTLLCGPSGTPMDLHLFGTVLHALGMAGLASGDARAVRMIALAERLRVLREFQPTMSADRARKAAEDADRAAYADAVAEYAALGRDELREAARAVMAVTSGRG; encoded by the coding sequence GTGACCACCGACCTGATCCTCCTGCCGCGTGTCGCCCATCGCGGACAGGAGATCACCGCGCCCCGGCTCCGCGGCCTCCTCGCGCTGCTCGCCGGCGACTTACGCACGGGCTGCAGCACCGAGCGCCTGGTGGCGGGGCTGTGGCCGGACGAGTTGCCGGAGCGGCCGGCGAAGGCGGTGCAGGTCCTCGTGTCCAGGGCGCGGGCGCGGCTCGGCGCAGACGTCATCGCCGGCACGCCGACCGGATACCGGCTCACCCTCGCCGAGGACCAGGTCGACAGCTCCGCCCTGCTGCTGCACGCCGCCGCGAGCGCGGACCGGGCCAGGGCCGGGGACCACGCGGAATCGCTGGCCGAGGCCGAGGCCGGGCTCGCGCTGTGGGAGGCCACCCCTGACGAGGCGTACGACACCGACGACCCGGTAGCCGCGCTGCGCATGGAGCGCGCCCCCGTCCGCCGCACTCTTGTACGCGCGCGGGCGCTCGCGCTCGCCCGCCTCGGACGGCACGCGGAGGCGGCCGGGCCGCTGGCCGTGGCCGCCGCGGAGCATCCGCGCGACGAGGAGGTGCTCGTCGAGCTGCTGCGCGGTGAGGCGGCGACGGCGGGCCCGTCCGCCGCGCTGACGCGGTACGAGGCGTACCGCCGCGAGCTCCGGGACGAACTCGGCACGGATCCGGGCGCCGGGCTCAAGGCCGTACAGCGGGAACTGCTGCGCGGCGAGGCACCTGTGGTCCGGCACGGCGTGCCGCACGAGCCGAACCCCCTTCTCGGCCGGGACGAGGACATCGCGGCGGTGCGGCGGCTGCTGGGCACTTCCCGAGCCGTCAACGTCGTCGGCCCCGGCGGCCTCGGCAAGACCCGGCTCGCGCACGCCGTCAGCCGCCGGGCCGAGCAACGCGTGGTGTACTTCGTGCCGCTCGCCGGCGTCACCGCGGACGCGGACGTGGCCGCGGAGGTGGCCTCCGCGCTCGGCGCGGGCGAAGGGCGGCCCGGCGCGATGAGCGGCCACGCCCCGGCAGACCCGGTGTCCGGCATCCTCGGCGTGCTCGGCTCCGGGCCGGCGCTGCTGGTCCTCGACAACTGCGAGCAGGTCATCCGGGGCGCCGCCGACCTCGTACAGGCCCTGGTCTCGTCCTCCAAGGACCTGCGGGTGCTCGCCACCAGCCGGGCCCCGCTCGGCCTCAGCTCGGAGACGGTGTACGCGCTGCCGGAACTCGCTCTCGACACCTCGGTCGAGCTGTTCACGCAGCGGGCCCGGGCCGCCCGACCCGGAGTGGAGCTGCCGCCCGACGCGGTGGCCGGGCTGTGCCGCCACCTCGACGGGCTGCCGCTCGCCGTGGAGCTGGCCGCGGCACGGGTGCGGGTCCTTTCGGTGCCGGAGATCGCCCGCCGCCTCGGCGACCGATTCGCGCTGCTGCGGGGCGGGGCACGGGACGTGCCGGAGCGCCACCGCACGCTGCACGCGGTCGTGGACTGGAGCTGGAACCTCCTCGACGAGGACGCCAGGGCGGCGCTGCGCACACTGTCCGTCTTTCCCGGCGGCTTCTCCGCCGAGGCGGCGGAGCATGTGCTCGGCGAGGACGCGCTGTCCCTGCTCGAGCAGTTGGCCGATCAGTCACTGCTCACCGTCGCCGACACCCCGGCCGGCGTGCGGTTCCGGATGCTGGAGACCGTACGGGAGTTCAGCGCGGCCCGGCGTGCGGAGGCGGGAGAGGACGAGGAGGCCGTCGGCCGGTTCCTGGCCTGGGCGCGGGACTTCGGGGTCACGTACCACGACTGGATCTTCGGCGCGAAACCTGCCCCGAGCTCTCGGCTCCGCTCGGGCAGGGAAGGTCCCATTGCCGCCCGGGAGCGGGTCAGGGCCGAGCAGGACAACCTCGTGCCGGCCCTGCGGCACGCCCTGACCCGTACGGACGGCCCCACCACCGCCGCCCTCACCGCCGTCCTCGCCGCCCTGTGGTCCACCGGCTCCGACTACCCCCGCCTCACCGCCCTCGCCGCGGACACCGGCCCACCGCTGTCGCACTACCACCCCGAGCCCGAATACGTCGAAGTCGCCCGCGCCGCCGCGGTGTTGTGCGCGGCGAGCCTGTTCATGGGCTACGGCCCGCACGTCGTACGCCAGCTCGTCACCCTCCGGCGCCTGCCCCCGGCCCCGCCGGACACGCTGCTGCGGGCTGTCGCGGCAGTGCTGAGCGCGGTTCCCGAGATGCTGCCTCCCGACTACGAAGTGCTGCGGAAGCTCTGCGACAGCGAGCAGCCGCTGCTCGCCGGCGTCGCCGAGTGCGTCGCGACCTACGTCTGGGAGTACGAGCACGACATCGACCGCGCGCTCGCCTCGGCGCGCCGGATCATCACCGTACTGGCGCCGGTCGACAGTCCGTTCCTGCAAGTCATGGGCTATGCCCGGCTGGGCGAGCTGTGCTTGAGGGCGGAGCAGGGCGAGGCCGCGTACGGGTACCTCAAGGCGGTGCTGGAGGCGCTGCCGCGGCTCGGCGGCGAGCACGACTTCATCGGCGTCCGCTGGGGCCTCGCCCTCGCCTGCCTGCAGCGCGGCGATCCCGACGAGGCCGAGTACTGGCTGCGGCAGGCGGAGCGCGGCAACACCCCGCAGGACGACGACTTCTCCGACCTCGGCGGCCGTGCCGAGATCGCGCTCGCGCGCGGACTGACCGAGGTCGGGCTCGGCCTGTGGCGCAGCGCCGCGGAGCAGGTGGCCGAGTTCGGCGCGCTGCACGGCGGCGACCCCTTCCTCGACCGCTGGGCGCTGCAGATCCAGTCGGTGGCGGTGACGGCGCACGCGCACGCCGGCCGCCTGGAGCTGGTCGCGGAGCCGGTCCACCGGCTGCGGCAGGGGCTGCGGACCCTGCTCTGCGGTCCGTCCGGCACGCCCATGGATCTCCATCTGTTCGGGACGGTGCTCCACGCGCTCGGCATGGCGGGGCTCGCCTCCGGCGACGCCCGTGCCGTGCGGATGATCGCGCTCGCCGAACGGCTGCGGGTGCTGCGCGAGTTCCAGCCCACGATGTCGGCGGACCGCGCCCGGAAGGCGGCCGAGGACGCCGACAGGGCGGCGTACGCCGACGCGGTGGCGGAGTACGCCGCCCTGGGGCGGGACGAGCTGCGGGAGGCGGCCCGCGCTGTCATGGCGGTTACTTCGGGTCGCGGTTGA
- a CDS encoding DUF4287 domain-containing protein: MTATVKGPASYFPSIEKKYGRPIAEWKDLIGSSPLTKHMELVNWLKAEHGLGHGHANALVAHTLAERSGN; the protein is encoded by the coding sequence ATGACCGCCACCGTGAAGGGCCCTGCCAGCTACTTCCCTTCCATCGAGAAGAAATACGGTCGCCCGATCGCGGAGTGGAAGGACCTGATCGGCTCCTCGCCTCTGACCAAGCACATGGAGCTCGTGAACTGGCTCAAGGCCGAGCACGGGCTGGGCCACGGTCACGCCAACGCCCTCGTCGCGCACACCCTCGCCGAGCGGTCCGGCAACTGA
- a CDS encoding methyltransferase domain-containing protein, which translates to MNDHGVAHGFTSGDTQPRPSDWVHVSRGLPHAAVADGHRLPFGACQFDGAWADRVLQHVADPVRVLDELLRVVRPGGRVALADPDYDTQVLDIDDQELARKVLRFRAEVALRNGSLAYRHAGLLAARGLHDITVEARTLVVRDPSAADNVMGLRTWAHTAAARGYLDPIEADRFVAQFNDAVRTGRFTYAVTFFLTVGTLPKSLMASG; encoded by the coding sequence GTGAACGATCACGGTGTTGCTCATGGCTTCACGTCGGGGGACACCCAGCCCCGGCCCTCCGACTGGGTTCACGTCTCACGAGGACTGCCGCATGCGGCAGTCGCGGACGGACACCGGCTGCCGTTCGGCGCGTGCCAGTTCGACGGCGCCTGGGCAGACCGGGTCCTGCAGCACGTCGCCGACCCCGTCCGGGTGCTGGACGAGCTGCTGCGAGTCGTACGCCCCGGTGGCCGGGTCGCATTGGCAGACCCGGACTACGACACTCAGGTACTCGATATCGACGACCAGGAACTTGCCCGCAAGGTGCTGCGCTTCCGGGCCGAGGTGGCGCTGCGCAACGGCTCGCTGGCCTACCGGCACGCCGGACTGCTCGCGGCCCGCGGCCTCCACGACATCACAGTGGAAGCCCGGACGCTGGTCGTGCGTGACCCATCGGCGGCCGACAATGTCATGGGCCTGCGCACCTGGGCACACACCGCCGCGGCCCGGGGCTACCTTGATCCCATCGAGGCGGACCGGTTCGTGGCCCAATTCAACGATGCCGTGCGCACGGGTCGCTTCACCTACGCCGTCACGTTCTTCCTGACGGTCGGCACGCTGCCCAAGTCACTGATGGCCAGCGGGTGA
- a CDS encoding DUF3618 domain-containing protein yields the protein MTEDKPHTRDEATPSPEELREQVEATREGLGETVEALAAKTDVKTRAQEKTTAVKQQVTEKTTQVRSQLRDKAAHAAHAVQDRTPEPVRAKAAAATEQVREQAVHIGELAREKAPEPVREKAGQGLQAARANRTPLLAAAGALVALLLIRRSRKHR from the coding sequence ATGACCGAGGACAAGCCGCACACGCGCGATGAGGCAACGCCTTCCCCTGAGGAACTGCGTGAGCAGGTCGAGGCGACTCGTGAGGGACTCGGCGAGACCGTCGAGGCGCTCGCGGCGAAGACCGACGTCAAGACCCGCGCCCAGGAGAAGACGACGGCCGTCAAGCAGCAGGTCACCGAGAAGACCACACAGGTCAGGAGCCAGTTGCGGGACAAGGCCGCACACGCGGCCCACGCGGTACAGGACAGGACCCCCGAGCCGGTGCGCGCCAAGGCCGCCGCGGCGACCGAACAGGTCCGCGAGCAGGCCGTGCACATCGGAGAGCTGGCCCGGGAGAAGGCTCCAGAGCCGGTACGGGAGAAGGCCGGCCAGGGCCTGCAGGCGGCGCGGGCCAACCGCACTCCGCTGCTCGCCGCCGCCGGCGCGCTCGTGGCGCTGCTGCTCATCCGCCGTTCGAGGAAGCATCGATAA
- a CDS encoding ABC transporter permease — translation MSALSLAVRDSNTMLRRNLLHALRYPSMTLNLLLTPIMLLLLFVYVFGGVMSAGIGGGGADRSEYIAYLVPGLLMMTIGSTVIGAAISVSMDMTEGLIARFRTMAVYRGSVLVGHVVGSVLQVLASLVLVGAIAVAIGFRSTDATALEWLAAFGLIALFTLALTWIAVGMGMAGPNPEAAGNMATPLILLPLISSAFVPIDAIPGWFQPIAEYQPFTPAIETLRGLLLGTEIGNNGWIAIAWCVGLTALGYRWSTALFNRDPK, via the coding sequence ATGAGCGCCCTCTCCCTCGCCGTCCGCGACTCGAACACGATGCTGCGCCGCAACCTGCTGCACGCGCTGCGCTACCCGTCCATGACCCTGAACCTGCTGCTCACGCCGATCATGCTGCTGCTGCTCTTCGTGTACGTCTTCGGAGGCGTGATGAGCGCGGGCATCGGTGGCGGCGGGGCGGACCGCTCCGAGTACATCGCCTATCTCGTCCCGGGCCTGTTGATGATGACCATCGGCTCCACCGTGATCGGGGCCGCGATCTCCGTCTCCATGGACATGACCGAGGGCCTCATCGCCCGCTTCCGCACGATGGCGGTCTACCGCGGGTCCGTGCTCGTCGGGCACGTCGTCGGCAGCGTGCTGCAGGTGCTCGCCAGCCTGGTCCTCGTCGGTGCCATCGCCGTGGCCATCGGCTTCCGGTCCACGGACGCCACGGCCCTGGAGTGGCTGGCGGCCTTCGGGCTGATCGCGCTGTTCACCCTGGCGCTCACCTGGATCGCGGTCGGGATGGGCATGGCCGGCCCGAACCCCGAGGCGGCCGGCAACATGGCAACGCCGCTGATCCTCCTCCCGCTCATCTCCAGCGCCTTCGTCCCCATCGACGCGATCCCGGGCTGGTTCCAGCCGATCGCCGAGTACCAGCCGTTCACGCCCGCCATCGAGACCCTGCGCGGCCTGCTGCTCGGCACCGAGATCGGCAACAACGGGTGGATCGCGATCGCCTGGTGCGTCGGTCTGACCGCGCTCGGCTACCGGTGGTCGACGGCGTTGTTCAACCGCGACCCGAAGTAA
- a CDS encoding ZIP family metal transporter, with the protein MAEVVQAGLWGLVAGSALLLGAALGYMLRVPQKVIATVMAFGAGVLISAVSFELVGEAYEQAGLAPTAVGTLVGALAYTGGNVWLARRGARHRKRSGRDQAETQPSEAEQGGSGTALALGALLDGVPESAVIGVSLLNGGAVSLVTVAAVFISNVPEGLSSSAGMKKAGRTKGYVFGVWAAIAAAGTVSAVLGYTVVGSFSPAVIAAVTAVAAGAILAMIADTMIPEAFDDAHLAIGLITVSGFLVSFALSHT; encoded by the coding sequence ATGGCTGAAGTCGTACAGGCTGGTTTGTGGGGGCTGGTGGCGGGCTCGGCGCTGCTGCTCGGTGCCGCGCTGGGATACATGCTGCGGGTGCCGCAGAAGGTGATCGCGACCGTGATGGCCTTCGGGGCCGGGGTGCTGATCTCAGCGGTGTCCTTCGAGCTGGTCGGGGAGGCGTACGAGCAGGCGGGGCTTGCTCCCACGGCCGTCGGCACCCTCGTCGGCGCCTTGGCCTACACCGGGGGCAATGTGTGGCTCGCCCGCCGGGGTGCGCGCCACCGCAAGCGCTCCGGTCGCGATCAGGCGGAGACGCAGCCGTCGGAGGCCGAGCAGGGCGGATCCGGGACGGCGCTCGCGCTCGGCGCCCTGCTCGACGGTGTGCCGGAGTCCGCGGTGATCGGCGTCAGCCTGCTCAACGGTGGCGCGGTCAGCCTCGTGACCGTGGCCGCGGTGTTCATCAGCAACGTTCCCGAGGGGCTGTCCAGTTCGGCGGGGATGAAGAAGGCCGGCCGCACCAAGGGGTACGTCTTCGGCGTCTGGGCGGCGATCGCCGCGGCCGGCACGGTGTCGGCCGTCCTCGGTTACACGGTGGTCGGTTCCTTCTCCCCCGCCGTGATCGCCGCGGTGACCGCAGTGGCGGCCGGGGCGATCCTCGCCATGATCGCCGACACGATGATCCCCGAAGCGTTCGACGACGCCCACCTGGCCATCGGGCTGATCACCGTCAGCGGCTTCCTCGTCTCCTTCGCCCTCTCCCACACCTGA